The DNA segment TGGATACAGGTTCCCTGTCATTGCCCGGATATGTAGGAATGGGCAACTAGATAGCAGCAAGCTAGCAGCAGACATCCTAAGGAATCAGCAGAGTGGAGTCCCTTCCCCAGGTTCAAGACGGGGACAGGAGAGTCAAGAGGACCAAGggtaaaggcagagacaggtgctgGTTTCCAGACTCACACAGATAACAGATTGGAGCATTGCAGGCCTTGATGTTTACCTGTGTTATCTACTCCCATAGTGCACCCCAGAGCTCctctgggttacacagcaagcattCATCTTTATGGGTGCTGTGTCACCCATCAGAGAGGAATATCCCTCTGCATCACTCTTTGCGAAGCCCTGGGAGCAAACtgccagaaataaaagaatacaccaagtgtcctgtgagctctgtagaaaggggaggaaatgaaGAGTCTCTGGGGCACCCTGAATGCATGATTGCTTACCTGCTTCAAACCATCCCTGTGAACAGCACATTGGGAAATTTATCTCAGAATCCGGGGTTGGTATGGATGCAGAAGTCAGGTGTCTGTCCTTAGTAAGAAAAATCACTCACGTTCAAATTTCTAAGTTGCTTGCATATGTTACAGGGATGGGAGGGCTTAAAGGAGTGTTGGTTTGAAACAGCCAAGCCAGGAACACTGAAGATGAGACACAAAGAGTTTCTGCGATCAGTAGGACAGTCAAGCTGTCTCACACTGATAAAGGCAGGGCTCCCAGCTAGTGTGGGCAGTCCAACCAGGCCACCAAGTCCTTCAGGAAAGCACACATGGCACTATTGGCTCCTTATATAGCCTGGCTTCTCCAGCAGCTAATTGTGAGAGGGAGTAAAGTCTGTGTCTAAGAGAGCCTcccatttcagtgtttcagggaaGCCTTTCATAACCACACAGGAgataaggagaagaggaaggacagttgcAGCTGCTTCTTGGTGACTGAGAAGAATGAGAGCTGAGGATAAATAAAAGCACCTGGAACAGCTGAAATGTCAGAGGACACATGACCACCCAGTGTCTAATGGTGACCAGACAGTCAAGGCCCACAACTCACAAAGCCCTAGTCAGGGATGGACAAAGGGGCCTGTGGTGGGAGGGGGTTGAGCCACCCCTGACTAGGTGGGAAATAGGTGACCAGAGCATGGTCATCTCCTTGGTGTGGGCTAGACCATGTGGACCGTGGGACCTCCAGTATCTCAGCCTATGCTAACACAGAGAACTAACCCATCTTCTAACAATTACCTCAGCCATTGTCCAGACTCTGCCATgatcctattaaaaacaaaaaccacgaaATGACAGATCTCAGAGGTCTTTTAAATTTTAGGAATGTCACCTACTCTGGGGAGTCTCTCTAACTTTTCCTCAGTTCTGCCCCTTCCTGCAATTATTCATCGTAGAGCTTGAATCCAAAATTACTTACTCCTCCTgtctttcaccttcacagctgtgAGACAGGTTTGGAACCAGTGCCTAGCGTCAGTCTTTCATGTCCTCAGGTATCTGGGTCACCCTAGGGCTTTGGTCAAGCACAGCTATGTAGAGCAAGGTCTCCATCAGAATGAGCTTGTGAATACCAGTGGAATTCAACCCTGTTGGGAGCACAGTCTCTCAGGAGGATCTTGCCCTGGCCTACCCACATATTTGCCATCATACTGGGCTCTTCAAGACAGCACATCCAAGATTGGGGCTTTTTGTTTAAAGGACTTTtccttaatttaataaaatgatttaccTGGGCTCAAGGGCCTGCTGAGTTTGAGAAGGTCTTTGTGTTACTCCCTGTGACTGAATTTGAACAGTCCAGCCTTACCCAAAACTAGAGGTGTCAGCTAAGGAGCAACCCAGAGCCACAGGTtccgcacccccaccccatacacactcactgcattttttaaagtactcCCTGCTCTTTCAGCCCTAACTTGCTTCAGGCTAGGCACCTCAGAGGACAAGCCTAAAGACACTGAGTCTATGCAGTCCAGAATGTGATGGGACACATTGTAATTACGTTGAGTGTCCAGAAGACAAGTTTTCTGGATCAAGAATCAGAGCTGTACCTGTGGCTCCAGACAGTGAGGACGTGGCTATAAAGCTTCGGAACTCGGGTCTGATTGAAAGATTTCCTGCACAGAGACTCGTCAGGGCTGCAGCCAGTGTTTCAACAGGATGCTGAGTACAGTAGCTGATGAGCAACAGGAAAAACAGCATGGTCAGTAAAATGGTTCTGACTGGACTTGGGCAAAATCTGGGAAGCAAACCTGTTGGAATGGCCAGTGGCCATGCACTTCGATTACCAGGCTCTGCCGGTGGCCCCTCTCCAGGCTTTCCAATGATCCATGGCCAAGATGCTCAgatttttatctttgtgtttttctctctagcAGGTGAGAATACAGTGGTCCTGAagcctggagagaaaggaggcaagagAGGGCTTGTACAGAGCGAGCATGCTCAGGGTGAGCTTGATCAGGGCAAACTTGCTCCAAGCAAGCCTGCTCAAGAAGATCTTGCTCAGTCTGATCTTgctcaggaagccacaggagtggtagaggagggagaaaaggaagaagaaatggaaggatcACATGCTGGCAATGGTAGTTCTGGCCCCATGGACAAGGGGATCCAGGCAGAAGGTGGCCATGGCAGCAGTGTTGAACAGCAGCCTCAGCAAGAGGCGGCAATGCCTGAGGGCACCAAGAGTCTCCAGGTTGGGGACAGGCTGTTTTTCCAGAGCCACACCAGATTCACCAAGTCTCAGCTGCAGGAACTGAAGCGTCTTTTCGAAGAGAATCACTTCCCCAGCTTTCAAGTAAGGTAAGCAGAACACCCTGCTAGGCGCCTGGTTTTTAGGCAGTGCATCCAGGCTGTCCTTTGGTGCTCCATGAACCCCTCATTTCCTCTAGAAACAAAGCCACCATGTCTGGACCCTCCAGCAGAAATTAGATTCTGTAGTAGGAAGATGTGCCCTAGTCCAACTGGAAAGACTGTGTTCTGTTGCCTCTTTAAGTGGCACTTGAGTGGGAAATTGAGACAGTGCTTTTTCTAAATAAGTCTCTGTAAGAATGAGTGAGAAGCCTGAGGTGTGCCTGGGAAAATGCAGGAGGGATTCCAGCTCAGATTAAAATTTGACTAACAGTTTACATCGTGGAGGCTCTCTTAATGAAGCTTTACATGTTAAGTACATGGACAACATACCTGTGTTTGGCGGGTACCCTTAATTTTGATCCCTGAAAGAAACCTGTTACTAAAATAAGTCGCAGAGTAGGTATGAGGAATACTGTATGTGTGCCAgttggagtgtgtgtatgtgtgtgtgtgtgtatttgtgtgtctgtgtgtgtgagcacgtaCACATTTAAAAGGAATCAGAATATGTCCTTATATAGAGTGTTTCCACCACAAGGCCTAAATGTTGGAATCTTTTCACTTCAGGAAGGCTCTTACAAGATCTATGGGTGTGACGGAAGAAGATTTGCAGGacagtatataaaaaaaaataatgttttggaaGGACTCCACATCTTGTGATGTTGTTGTCTAGAGGATAATTATAGCAGAAGAGTGGGACCCTGAAGTTGTATCCCAAGGACGCCAGACAAGTCCAAAACCAGGCTAGGCTCAAGATGATGAAAGACCTCCATTTTCTCAGGCAGGAAATGCCAACCTGGACACCTGAAACATAAGTTGCCTCGGTTCATTGTCTGTCCCTTGGAGGACATAGTGTGTTCTCCATGACCTTCTGAAGGCTGTGCAGCCTGCATGCCTCACTTAAGTGAAGAGACCATGTTCTTGTCCACTTTCAACTCTTTAACTctgcttgtctcagaaaacctttTCTCAGACTTCTTGCTCTGCTTTGTAAATGTCACATGCTTGGCAGGGTTCTGAACCAATACTGGGACCAGGGACCTCAAATGGTCCATAGCCCTTTTACCTGTCTTTTGTTGATTATGAATGTGAACTCTGCTCAGCATTACAATCAGCCCTGGCTTTTCCAGACCACATGCCCACAAGGAAAAAGGCCTATAGACAGTATGCTTGGAGGCTAGGGAGGAAGCATAGAGCAGGAAGAAGTGCCCTTTGTCTCATAAAATGTGCATTCTGGATACTCACAAAAGGCTATTACCATGGAGCCTTTGACAGACAACTATGGGCCTTGAGATAGTTCTCCCAGGTTCCAAAAGAACTCTTTTTGATACTTTTCAGCACACAGCAGGGACCAGGAACAACCCACTAGCTAGATCTGCATCCTCTTCTgaacaaatgcattaaaaatatcaaataatagaGTGAAGAGTCAATATTCTAGGTCTGTCCCACAGCTGAAGGACTGGGTATGGTGGTCCATGTCCGCAGGGGGTTCATGGGGGTGTTTTGACTGGTTCCATGAGAACAAAAACCTGTTGCTTCCAGCATTCTGAACAGTCAGTAAACACTTGCGGTACGTCTTTAACCATTCTTGGGGTTAGATAGATAAACAGTTCCTGGGCAATCAGAAATGTGGTGCTTTTCTAGGGGAgtagctctgtcctggagcaCATACCTAGCACACACTGGCCCAGGGATGGAATCCATATATGTTctaaaatgttagtaaaattgAGCCAGTGTACATGGTTACAGGATGTGTTCTTCAGTGGTGGTACAGTTCAGTGTACTAAAGCAACCCTTTCTTCTGTTTGTAGGAATGGTTTAGGACCAGGAGAGCCATTTTCAGGAGAAGCAATAGAATGGTGGTGCTGATCGATGTTCTGGTCCCCAGAACAACGATCCCTGAAGATTTTGGAGCAGCACATGAGTGCCACCTCTGTTGTGAGCCAGATGACCTGGAACCTGGCCCTGCCCACAGTGTGTCGGCCACACATGCTGGCCATgacatccttttcttccctgcaatTATCTCAGCAATAAAGAGGTGGATTCTCAGTATGTTGGTTCTATTTTTTTCAGGATACTAAACTATGGGTATAAGTATTTGAACCATAGTAGCGTATTACAGAAATGGCATTTATGGCAGGAGGAGACACTGGTAATCTGTGGTCACTATGCCTTGCTGAGTGAGAAAGATTTTCAGGTGCTATGCTGCTTCATGCTGATTCCACATGGTTCTCTGTCCACTCATCATGGCCTTGTCAACGGACTCCACCTCTGTGGAACAATTATTTCTAATGTCAGGTGGGGCAAGTCCCCGGTACAGGACACTGTGTTTCTTCTATTCATGGCTGTTCCCACCGACAGTCAGGGTGCCAGTCCCAATAGCCAGAAGAACGAGCATCCACCTCAGAAGTCAGTTCCTGAGGGCAAAGGgggcaccaaggctgtgcagctTTGTGATCTGTGTACAGCATATGTCACATCGGGTGCCCCGAGTACAGTGTGTGTCAGTAACAGTGCCTGGTGTACAGCCTGTGCCAGGTCCagtgccccaggtacagcctaTGCCGGTTcctgtgccccaggtacagcctgtgcctgttcctgtgccccaggtacagcctgtgcATGTTACTGTGAGCATGTACAGCCTGTGCCATTACAGGACCGCATGTCCAGCCTGTGTCAGTTCTGACGCCCAGTGCACAGTCCATTCCAGTTACAGTGCCCAAAATGCAGCCTGTGCCAGCATGGGGGTCCTGCCGCTGCCTCTGTGACAGGGCTACAGCTGAAGGAGTTGGAACACCTTTTCCAGAGAAATCACGATCTAGTGCTGAAGAGGGTAAGCACCTTGTGTGGCTTCAAGTCCTTTCATAGGGAACAAGCTGGTACAGAgaggcctctggctcctggcaGCTGTCCTTCTTGTCTTCATTTACTGAAAAGTTCagattacattttaaagttttattttgcattaacagacatctatagactATTCCATCCAAACTCTGCAGAATACACATTtttcccatggaactttctccaaaatagatCACATATTCTGAGACAAAGCACGtctgaacaaatacagaaaaacagtTCTTTACTGATCACAATGGAATGAAACTacggaggtggtggcgcaccctttcaatcccaacacccaggaggcagaggcagagcgatctctgtgagtttgtggtcagccaggtctacaaagtgatttcccagacagccaggactgttacacagagaaaccctgttccaaaacacaacaacaaaaaagccagagagtgcaaataaatgatacataggaGAGCCCTGGAAAATGAAGCATAAACCAAACCCCAAATCaggagatgaaaagaaatcaagatcAACGCAGGAATTatttaaatggaaacaaaaataacaataaagaatcaatgtaactagaagttggttctttgaaaagtatGAGTAGGCAGACTAATCAAAAGACAAATATAAGGATATTAGAGACTCAGATTAAGGGACTGCATCGACATCCTCAGTGATAAGAACTGAGGCAAATATTACAAGGGGAATTTAACAGATATTATGAAGCTATTATAATCGGaggtaattatttcttaagcagatcatttgtcttttgagaggacaaattgtcttttgtttggttttcaacagtgccattaactagaattatattcaaaccCAGTTCCAAGATCTTGATGTTGAGCATGAAGAAGAATGGCTAGCTAGCATTCAGTGTACTAACAGACACTCTTGAACTATTAGCCACTAATCTGATCATGTCCACTTAGTTCTAAGCCCATTCTCTGAACAGCATTGGTAGGTGGAgggtgaggtccacagaaattttctacatgttcacgcaagggtcctgtggtcagtgtgtgttcccacctttctcccatACTCTATTCCCCAATTATCTTGCAATGCTACACAATTCATCCTTCAGTGTCATCTTTACAACCTAGGAGGCATAGGCAGTGTGCATGCAGGCTAAAACTCATTCTACATGCACGCCCTGGAAGCAAGGTTTAACTTCTCAGGACCTTTCACAAgcctgttcacagtggctccctcagttcctcatcttTGTGCCAAACCCACCATTTGTGCACCAAAGCAAATACCACCTACCTCAGCAAGAGGTCATAAAGCCCAGAGCAGTCAGTCAGGGAGGGAAAAGCCTATGGCGCCCATCTGCCAAGGAGCGTGTTGACGTCAACctggaggaatgtggagaagTGTGGAGCATGCGCAGAAGGACACATTGACTTCACCCTTTCCTCAGGCATTCCCTTGATGACCCATCAGTTGTAGAGACTGACCGAACAATAGGCCTTGAGTGTGGGCATTCCtggggccccacttctctctgtggcttcggcCCACTACTAGTCATGGCCAGCAAGAATGATACTGGTGAGGAGATAGCTGAGGTCCCCACCTTAGAGGCTGCCTTGGCGATGGTGGGTGGCAACCCTAGTGGAGGTGACGCCTGCTGCGTATTTGAACTAAATAACGGGGGCAGCCAGGTCTGTGAGggccaaaacaactctgaggagAACAGTAGGGACCCGAACTCCTCTTCGTCAGAGCATCACCAGGAGGAGCCAAGGCCCACAACCGAGCCTGTGATTAGGATTCCAAGGCGCCGTTCCTCACGAAGGCATCGGCGAACCACATTGCAGTTCACActggggcaggtggaggaaatggaaaaaatgttcaaagaaaccCAGTACCCACATGTGCTTGCCAGGTATGTGTCTGCCACCAGGAGCTATCCCCAACCTCCCTGTTGTCTCAGGTTGagatgtccttttgttcttccaggccATGGTTTCCTATCATCCCACCCAaagccactgctgtcttctccctcGGTGGTGGGTACAGGAGGGTGCCTTGTGTAGGTGTAAAAGTTAGTATTAGCTCGTAGTGTTGAGCCGAAACAAGTGTACATAGTCAACACCACGAGTTTcctgtcatattttaatttctgtaaattATAGAAACATGAGTACAGTGTGCCAAAATACTCACTAGTGTAAAGTTCACCAGTGTTAAGGATTTACACTTTGTTGGGTGATCTCCTCACCAGTAGCCTGGTCatcttttcagggactgtgtCCCTATCCATCAACTCCTTTcggtttccctttcccttcccctggtgctgttttttaatttagtacaATTTGCTCACTGTACACTTTGGcatttatatttgaattttaatagtttgttaaaattaaaatctttattgtTTAGAAACTTTTATAAGAGGTGAAATCATTGGAAAAGCAAGACTAGTTCTGAGAAAGAAAGTTAAATGGGGGTGTGAGGGAGCACAGCAATATTAAAAAAGCATAGATATCATTTATGACTTTGCAGTTCATGCAAACCATGGCATGCTaaacatttgtggttttctttccacaggaaggaacttGCACAAGCTTTGAATATTCCTGAAGTCAAAGTGAAGGTCAGTAAATCCAAGAAAAGACAATGAACAGTCAATCTACAGCCTTCCTCAGGTCTTCAGAAACCTTGTCCtaggcatttcttttatttaagaattttttcattttacataccaaccacagtctccccctccttccccatctcctgctctcatccccccttcctccccaaactcccacatccactcctcatagggggtaaggtcTCCATTGTGAGTCAACAAACCTGGAACATTCAGTTGGgtcaggaccaagtccctcctcaatgcatcaaggctgaacaaggcattggGTTTtgggggatttccctagcaccaggtttctccctaaacccataatggctctctcaagatatctctttcattgtgctCCCTTTGCATTCCTACTCCAGCTTGGACATCCAGATCCCTCATGCTCttatctcccatcccctccattCTAACCCCTACCCATTTTACAGAGatcatatttgttttctctttttgaggtgatccatgcatgtccctctttggGACCTCCTCTTTACCTGACTTCTCTTGGGTTGTCGATTGTAGCCTCATTATTTTTTgcaagagaggttgatgcactgcatcTCCAGAGAGGTTGATACATTGCAGCTCTAGAGAAGatggtgcactgcagctctagagaagtTGTTGCACTGCAGCTCTTGAGAGGATGAGGCACTGCAGCTCTACAGACTGGTGCACTGCAGCTGTAGAGAGGAAgatgcactgcagctcttgaGATGGTGCACTGCAGCTCGAGAGAGGatggtgcactgcagctctagaggggATGATGcagtgcagctctagagaggatgatgcagtgcagctctagagaggatgatgcactgccgctctagagaggatgatgcacTTCAGCTCTAGAGACaggtgcactgcagctctagagacgATGTTACACTGCAGCTCTTGagatgatgcactgcagctctagaggggATGATGcagtgcagctctagagaggatgatcCACTTCAGCTCTAGAGACTGGTGCACTGCGGCTCTAGAGAGGATGttacactgcagctctagagatggtgaactgcagctctagagactgGTGCACTGCAGCTACTGAGAGAAGGTGGACACAAGGCACAAGAGAAAACACCCACGGTCTCCTGTTTGCAGAATCTTGAGTGTGACTCTCCAGAACCCTTATTTCTGATTTCCCCGTTCCTCTTACAAACGTAATAGGTAGGCTTTAGGAATCAAACAGGGGGAACTCTGACTTaatgtgagcccacatgagtcaGCCACTGGGGCTTTATTTGAGTTCATGGAGGCATCAGGATGGTAGTAGGGCTTCTGGTCCTTTGGTTGGTCTTCTTTAGATTATAAATCCACATAAtaggcagggagaggaagtacatggagtcacaaatgtgcagtttgagAACTTCCCAATACAATGGCCCCTCATTCACTAGGAGCCTGAGAGGATGGTGAAATCTAACAGGtaactgtgactgtatttccaGAGCTAGCCATATTCAGTAAGAGCTGATTTATGACTACTTTCCCCACACTGTTGTGGACCATCTTACTCTTTACCTTTTGAAGAAAGATGGGCTTTACATGTCCTGCTGACACAGCAGgacctagtgtgccctctgtgctggacagGATTCTGGAAATATAGCTGAAGCAGAGATATTATGCTTCGTCCTGCTCGTGGAGAACATTTTATAGCAAGAAAGAACATACTGTTCAGATTAACCATGGGTGGAAGTTACCTTTTCTGCTGAACTCCTGGAGATGGCAAAGGTTTCATTGTCCTGTATGTCATTTAGGTTAAGTTAGTCAACTTTCACAAACACTGGAGACTGCAATGTCAAACCATTGTCCAGGCCCTCTCTGCCTACAACCTTTTCGCTATCCTGAAATTTCAAGAACCAACAATCCCATTGGCACCTTtgaatgctattttctttctaaaaatctcccatgcttgtttctgttgattatctacttcatactgaagactgcttttacaaacagaaagctgttccCCTCCATATGCCTTTAAAATGTGCTGACATTTGGTGATCTACAATCTACACCCAAACAAGAGGAATGTATCACTAGTGAGGAGGGTATTCTACAGCTGATGGTCAAATGTCAGAATGAAGACTTTCCTTTACCCAGTTACCATACATTGAATTAACATCAAGGAACAAGTCGTAAGCTAAGCTTTccatacaataaaaaagaaaccactgaagtgtttatactgctggaaaaagacagaatcatggcctattgcagaagttgacacacagctgatatttgcttttatgatATGAATAGAAAGTCAGTGTTATATGTCTTAAAGTGGGTTTTTATCTCCTGGCTCTGGGGTGAAAGCCAATGCTAAATCcaatcctgtcttcctctgatttcagacatggtttgtccatcggagagcagaagagaggaagagtgagaggtCTGTAGTATTACAGAGCATACCTCCTCGTACTGAAAAGGTCCTTATCCTTAGGGATAGGGACTCCTATCCCTAGAGTGCAATTTTTGTTCATGAGCTAAAGGGAAATCTGGTGACACATGTACTCAATATACAGCTTAACtaaaattcagcactcatgttaacaataaaatcatgaatttccaagttattaaatttcatatgctttctggggttttgtagtatatagatgtacactcttcaggaaatgccttttaaacaaaatgtcaacT comes from the Peromyscus maniculatus bairdii isolate BWxNUB_F1_BW_parent chromosome X, HU_Pman_BW_mat_3.1, whole genome shotgun sequence genome and includes:
- the LOC143271055 gene encoding uncharacterized protein LOC143271055 — its product is MLSTVADEQQEKQHGENTVVLKPGEKGGKRGLVQSEHAQGELDQGKLAPSKPAQEDLAQSDLAQEATGVVEEGEKEEEMEGSHAGNGSSGPMDKGIQAEGGHGSSVEQQPQQEAAMPEGTKSLQVGDRLFFQSHTRFTKSQLQELKRLFEENHFPSFQVRKALTRSMGVTEEDLQDSI
- the LOC143270727 gene encoding homeobox protein Rhox13-like — protein: MASKNDTGEEIAEVPTLEAALAMVGGNPSGGDACCVFELNNGGSQVCEGQNNSEENSRDPNSSSSEHHQEEPRPTTEPVIRIPRRRSSRRHRRTTLQFTLGQVEEMEKMFKETQYPHVLARKELAQALNIPEVKVKTWFVHRRAEERKSERSVVLQSIPPRTEKVLILRDRDSYP